The Brassica napus cultivar Da-Ae chromosome C7, Da-Ae, whole genome shotgun sequence genome has a segment encoding these proteins:
- the LOC106410565 gene encoding uncharacterized protein LOC106410565 isoform X4 → MMTTAEGEYSKAKTSVWWDIENCEVPKGWDAHSIAQNVSSALLNMNYGGPVSISAYGDTNLIPKPVQQALSSTGVGLNHVPAGVKDASDKKILVDMLLWAVDNPSPANFMLISGDRDFSNALHQLSMRRYTILLAQPPRASPPLIAAAKYVWLWTCLASGGPPLTSGESSRLVDSGRSLVSNYEEAKGPVSEQSQSNKPTDSTPDARRNMLQNGRRAACESVASCGGFEAHHSDIRNTSQAAFVVSNTAQANVSAKPILEASFVASHKAQADLSAKPIHEAAFVASQKAQANVSAKPIHEPAFMASHKAQANVSAKPIYEPAFVASNKAQANVSAKPIHEPAFMASHEPAFVASQKAQTNFSAKPIHEAAFVASQKAQANVSAKPIHEPAFVASHKAQANVSAKPIHEAAFVASHKAQANVSAKPIHEAAFVASQKAQANVSAKPIHEPAFMASHKAQAKVSAKPIREAAFVASQKAQATVSPKPIQEAALVEPVLCNVCQISCANKDAYTSHTYGKRHRKNLELQTGKSENMSRGEKQKNRKKNASEGRTKPKGHYSCRLCNVVCQSQVAFESHLKGQKHATMLSQSEAFTNSKKLQEKGVCEKVQPREAVAEPKPKGLIDSNKLQEKSVGEMDQPREAIVEPQLQSQIAQENSKCFEKHVAMVNQSEALVDSRKHEEKVVREKVQPMVTVAEPQSQSQENTKFCMKPNEEYREIYGESKSSVKENCSSTKDWVETVFFGDFGVSVKARECFDGIAKPVNLSGVQEKEVMVPQGLSTVVCDIKPHWTNKNHTTPGFVASDGARSSVSTKHITKETNVWPVFCHVCQISCESQVAYANHICGKIHQQKRERMSERDAMLSKENAERLKKVLSKSQTAFASQNHAAVVKEQTEQAHVDSRRTRQELEQALIVDSRKIREEGGREKETTLVKTKDHVFQGAQEDKEEVKEISHISESITNAMLHALTELNQESCIPKELRLERVQLPADRNVTKKFEDGSKHRPLPTPSQPVKDFAGLKEHPGEAAKREEAKVQPDNFWTRLWGKKS, encoded by the exons ATGATGACGACGGCGGAGGGTGAGTACTCGAAGGCCAAAACATCGGTTTGGTGGGACATAGAGAACTGCGAGGTGCCTAAAGGATGGGACGCGCACTCGATTGCTCAGAACGTGAGTTCTGCTTTGTTGAATATGAACTACGGTGGCCCTGTCTCAATCTCCGCGTACGGAGACACCAATCTGATCCCAAAACCTGTTCAGCAAGCCTTGTCTTCTACTGGTGTTGGTCTTAATCATGTTCCTGCAG GAGTGAAAGATGCGAGCGACAAGAAGATACTAGTGGACATGTTACTGTGGGCTGTAGACAACCCTTCACCAGCCAACTTCATGCTCATCTCCGGCGATAGGGACTTCTCCAATGCTCTCCACCAGCTAAGCATGAGGAGGTACACTATTCTCCTCGCTCAGCCTCCACGTGCCTCGCCTCCGCTTATTGCTGCTGCCAAATACGTATGGCTCTGGACATGCCTAGCCTCGGGAGGTCCTCCTCTTACGAGTGGTGAATCTTCTCGACTGGTCGACAGTGGTCGCTCTCTTGTCTCTAACTATGAAGAGGCGAAAGGTCCAGTTTCTGAACAAAGTCAGTCAAACAAACCAACTGATTCAACTCCTGACGCTCGAAGAAATATGCTTCAGAATGGCAGAAGAGCCGCATGTGAATCTGTTGCTTCTTGTGGTGGCTTTGAAGCGCACCACTCAGATATAAGAAATACATCACAG GCTGCATTTGTAGTCAGCAACACAGCTCAGGCCAACGTTTCAGCCAAACCCATACTTGAAGCATCGTTTGTAGCCAGTCACAAAGCTCAGGCTGATCTTTCCGCCAAACCCATACATGAAGCAGCGTTTGTAGCCAGTCAAAAAGCTCAGGCTAACGTTTCGGCTAAACCCATACATGAACCAGCGTTTATGGCCAGCCACAAAGCTCAAGCCAACGTTTCAGCCAAGCCCATATATGAACCAGCGTTTGTGGCCAGTAACAAAGCTCAGGCCAACGTTTCAGCTAAACCCATACATGAACCAGCGTTTATGGCCAGC CATGAACCAGCGTTTGTGGCTAGTCAAAAAGCTCAGACTAACTTTTCAGCCAAGCCCATACATGAAGCAGCGTTTGTGGCTAGTCAAAAAGCTCAGGCCAACGTTTCAGCCAAACCCATACATGAACCAGCGTTTGTGGCCAGCCACAAAGCTCAGGCCAACGTTTCAGCCAAGCCCATACATGAAGCAGCGTTTGTGGCCAGTCACAAAGCTCAGGCCAACGTTTCAGCCAAGCCCATACATGAAGCAGCGTTTGTGGCTAGTCAAAAAGCTCAGGCCAACGTTTCAGCTAAACCCATACATGAACCAGCGTTTATGGCCAGCCACAAAGCTCAAGCCAAAGTTTCAGCTAAACCCATACGTGAAGCAGCGTTTGTAGCCAGTCAAAAAGCTCAAGCCACCGTTTCACCCAAACCCATACAGGAAGCAGCGCTTGTGGAACCTGTGTTGTGCAATGTTTGCCAGATCAGCTGCGCCAATAAAGATGCATATACCAGTCACACCTATGGTAAAAGACATCGAAAGAACTTGGAGCTGCAAACTGGTAAGTCCGAAAACATGTCGCGTGGGGAGAAACAGAAGAATAGGAAGAAGAACGCGAGTGAAGGTAGGACTAAACCAAAAGGGCATTATTCTTGTCGTTTGTGCAATGTGGTATGCCAGAGTCAAGTTGCCTTTGAGTCTCATCTGAAGGGTCAGAAGCATGCTACCATGCTGAGTCAATCAGAG GCGTTCACTAATTCTAAGAAGCTTCAAGAGAAAGGTGTCTGTGAAAAAGTTCAACCAAGAGAAGCAGTTGCAGAGCCTAAACCAAAGGGACTCATTGATTCTAACAAGCTTCAAGAGAAAAGCGTCGGAGAAATGGATCAACCAAGAGAAGCAATTGTAGAGCCTCAGCTGCAGTCTCAAATTGCTCAAGAGAATAGCAAGTGCTTTGAGAAGCATGTTGCCATGGTGAATCAATCAGAG GCACTCGTTGATTCTAGGAAGCATGAAGAGAAAGTTGTCCGAGAAAAGGTTCAACCAATGGTAACAGTTGCAGAGCCTCAGTCGCAGTCTCAAGAGAACACCAAGTTCTGTATGAAGCCCAACGAAGAGTACAGAGAGATATATGGCGAATCAAAAAGCAGTGTTAAAGAAAATTGTTCAAGTACTAAAGACTGGGTAGAGACTGTCTTCTTCGGTGATTTTGGAGTATCAGTGAAAGCAAG AGAATGTTTTGATGGCATTGCCAAGCCAGTAAACCTGTCTGGAGTGCAGGAAAAGGAGGTGATGGTACCACAGGGTTTATCAACAGTGGTTTGTGATATTAAACCTCATTGGACGAACAAAAACCATACTACG CCTGGTTTTGTAGCCAGTGATGGTGCTAGGTCCAGCGTTTCAACCAAACATATAACGAAGGAAACAAATGTTTGGCCTGTCTTCTGCCATGTCTGCCAGATCAGCTGCGAGAGCCAGGTTGCATATGCAAATCACATCTGTGGGAAAATACACCAACAGAAGAGGGAGAGGATGTCCGAGAGAGACGCCATGCTTTCTAAGGAGAATGCAGAGAGATTGAAGAAGGTATTGAGCAAAAGCCAAACCGCCTTTGCTTCTCAGAACCATGCTGCCGTGGTCAAGGAGCAAACAGAG CAGGCACACGTTGATTCACGGAGAACTCGACAAGAATTGGAACAGGCACTCATTGTCGACTCAAGGAAAATCCGAGAAGAAGGCGGTCGAGAAAAAGAAACAACACTTGTGAAGACTAAGGACCATGTGTTTCAAGGAGCACAAGAAGACAAAGAGGAAGTAAAGGAGATAAGCCACATATCTGAGAGCATCACAAATGCCATGTTGCATGCCTTAACTGAACTGAATCAAGAGTCTTGTATACCCAAAGAATTGAG ACTTGAGAGAGTACAACTTCCAGCAGACAGGAATGTGACCAAGAAGTTTGAAGATGGGTCCAAGCATAGGCCCCTACCAACACCATCGCAACCCGTAAAGGACTTTGCAGGACTTAAGGAGCATCCCGGAGAGGCTGCCAAGAGGGAAGAGGCTAAGGTCCAACCTGATAACTTTTGGACCAGACTTTGGGGGAAAAAGAGTTAA
- the LOC106410565 gene encoding zinc finger RNA-binding protein isoform X3 has protein sequence MMTTAEGEYSKAKTSVWWDIENCEVPKGWDAHSIAQNVSSALLNMNYGGPVSISAYGDTNLIPKPVQQALSSTGVGLNHVPAGVKDASDKKILVDMLLWAVDNPSPANFMLISGDRDFSNALHQLSMRRYTILLAQPPRASPPLIAAAKYVWLWTCLASGGPPLTSGESSRLVDSGRSLVSNYEEAKGPVSEQSQSNKPTDSTPDARRNMLQNGRRAACESVASCGGFEAHHSDIRNTSQAAFVVSNTAQANVSAKPILEASFVASHKAQADLSAKPIHEAAFVASQKAQANVSAKPIHEPAFMASHKAQANVSAKPIYEPAFVASNKAQANVSAKPIHEPAFMASHEAAFVASHKAQANVSAKPIHEAAFVASHKAQTNVSAKPIHEPAFVASQKAQTNFSAKPIHEAAFVASQKAQANVSAKPIHEPAFVASHKAQANVSAKPIHEAAFVASHKAQANVSAKPIHEAAFVASQKAQANVSAKPIHEPAFMASHKAQAKVSAKPIREAAFVASQKAQATVSPKPIQEAALVEPVLCNVCQISCANKDAYTSHTYGKRHRKNLELQTGKSENMSRGEKQKNRKKNASEGRTKPKGHYSCRLCNVVCQSQVAFESHLKGQKHATMLSQSEAFTNSKKLQEKGVCEKVQPREAVAEPKPKGLIDSNKLQEKSVGEMDQPREAIVEPQLQSQIAQENSKCFEKHVAMVNQSEALVDSRKHEEKVVREKVQPMVTVAEPQSQSQENTKFCMKPNEEYREIYGESKSSVKENCSSTKDWVETVFFGDFGVSVKARECFDGIAKPVNLSGVQEKEVMVPQGLSTVVCDIKPHWTNKNHTTPGFVASDGARSSVSTKHITKETNVWPVFCHVCQISCESQVAYANHICGKIHQQKRERMSERDAMLSKENAERLKKVLSKSQTAFASQNHAAVVKEQTEQAHVDSRRTRQELEQALIVDSRKIREEGGREKETTLVKTKDHVFQGAQEDKEEVKEISHISESITNAMLHALTELNQESCIPKELRLERVQLPADRNVTKKFEDGSKHRPLPTPSQPVKDFAGLKEHPGEAAKREEAKVQPDNFWTRLWGKKS, from the exons ATGATGACGACGGCGGAGGGTGAGTACTCGAAGGCCAAAACATCGGTTTGGTGGGACATAGAGAACTGCGAGGTGCCTAAAGGATGGGACGCGCACTCGATTGCTCAGAACGTGAGTTCTGCTTTGTTGAATATGAACTACGGTGGCCCTGTCTCAATCTCCGCGTACGGAGACACCAATCTGATCCCAAAACCTGTTCAGCAAGCCTTGTCTTCTACTGGTGTTGGTCTTAATCATGTTCCTGCAG GAGTGAAAGATGCGAGCGACAAGAAGATACTAGTGGACATGTTACTGTGGGCTGTAGACAACCCTTCACCAGCCAACTTCATGCTCATCTCCGGCGATAGGGACTTCTCCAATGCTCTCCACCAGCTAAGCATGAGGAGGTACACTATTCTCCTCGCTCAGCCTCCACGTGCCTCGCCTCCGCTTATTGCTGCTGCCAAATACGTATGGCTCTGGACATGCCTAGCCTCGGGAGGTCCTCCTCTTACGAGTGGTGAATCTTCTCGACTGGTCGACAGTGGTCGCTCTCTTGTCTCTAACTATGAAGAGGCGAAAGGTCCAGTTTCTGAACAAAGTCAGTCAAACAAACCAACTGATTCAACTCCTGACGCTCGAAGAAATATGCTTCAGAATGGCAGAAGAGCCGCATGTGAATCTGTTGCTTCTTGTGGTGGCTTTGAAGCGCACCACTCAGATATAAGAAATACATCACAG GCTGCATTTGTAGTCAGCAACACAGCTCAGGCCAACGTTTCAGCCAAACCCATACTTGAAGCATCGTTTGTAGCCAGTCACAAAGCTCAGGCTGATCTTTCCGCCAAACCCATACATGAAGCAGCGTTTGTAGCCAGTCAAAAAGCTCAGGCTAACGTTTCGGCTAAACCCATACATGAACCAGCGTTTATGGCCAGCCACAAAGCTCAAGCCAACGTTTCAGCCAAGCCCATATATGAACCAGCGTTTGTGGCCAGTAACAAAGCTCAGGCCAACGTTTCAGCTAAACCCATACATGAACCAGCGTTTATGGCCAGC CATGAAGCAGCGTTTGTGGCCAGCCACAAAGCTCAGGCCAACGTTTCAGCCAAGCCCATACATGAAGCAGCGTTTGTGGCCAGTCACAAAGCTCAGACAAACGTTTCAGCCAAGCCCATACATGAACCAGCGTTTGTGGCTAGTCAAAAAGCTCAGACTAACTTTTCAGCCAAGCCCATACATGAAGCAGCGTTTGTGGCTAGTCAAAAAGCTCAGGCCAACGTTTCAGCCAAACCCATACATGAACCAGCGTTTGTGGCCAGCCACAAAGCTCAGGCCAACGTTTCAGCCAAGCCCATACATGAAGCAGCGTTTGTGGCCAGTCACAAAGCTCAGGCCAACGTTTCAGCCAAGCCCATACATGAAGCAGCGTTTGTGGCTAGTCAAAAAGCTCAGGCCAACGTTTCAGCTAAACCCATACATGAACCAGCGTTTATGGCCAGCCACAAAGCTCAAGCCAAAGTTTCAGCTAAACCCATACGTGAAGCAGCGTTTGTAGCCAGTCAAAAAGCTCAAGCCACCGTTTCACCCAAACCCATACAGGAAGCAGCGCTTGTGGAACCTGTGTTGTGCAATGTTTGCCAGATCAGCTGCGCCAATAAAGATGCATATACCAGTCACACCTATGGTAAAAGACATCGAAAGAACTTGGAGCTGCAAACTGGTAAGTCCGAAAACATGTCGCGTGGGGAGAAACAGAAGAATAGGAAGAAGAACGCGAGTGAAGGTAGGACTAAACCAAAAGGGCATTATTCTTGTCGTTTGTGCAATGTGGTATGCCAGAGTCAAGTTGCCTTTGAGTCTCATCTGAAGGGTCAGAAGCATGCTACCATGCTGAGTCAATCAGAG GCGTTCACTAATTCTAAGAAGCTTCAAGAGAAAGGTGTCTGTGAAAAAGTTCAACCAAGAGAAGCAGTTGCAGAGCCTAAACCAAAGGGACTCATTGATTCTAACAAGCTTCAAGAGAAAAGCGTCGGAGAAATGGATCAACCAAGAGAAGCAATTGTAGAGCCTCAGCTGCAGTCTCAAATTGCTCAAGAGAATAGCAAGTGCTTTGAGAAGCATGTTGCCATGGTGAATCAATCAGAG GCACTCGTTGATTCTAGGAAGCATGAAGAGAAAGTTGTCCGAGAAAAGGTTCAACCAATGGTAACAGTTGCAGAGCCTCAGTCGCAGTCTCAAGAGAACACCAAGTTCTGTATGAAGCCCAACGAAGAGTACAGAGAGATATATGGCGAATCAAAAAGCAGTGTTAAAGAAAATTGTTCAAGTACTAAAGACTGGGTAGAGACTGTCTTCTTCGGTGATTTTGGAGTATCAGTGAAAGCAAG AGAATGTTTTGATGGCATTGCCAAGCCAGTAAACCTGTCTGGAGTGCAGGAAAAGGAGGTGATGGTACCACAGGGTTTATCAACAGTGGTTTGTGATATTAAACCTCATTGGACGAACAAAAACCATACTACG CCTGGTTTTGTAGCCAGTGATGGTGCTAGGTCCAGCGTTTCAACCAAACATATAACGAAGGAAACAAATGTTTGGCCTGTCTTCTGCCATGTCTGCCAGATCAGCTGCGAGAGCCAGGTTGCATATGCAAATCACATCTGTGGGAAAATACACCAACAGAAGAGGGAGAGGATGTCCGAGAGAGACGCCATGCTTTCTAAGGAGAATGCAGAGAGATTGAAGAAGGTATTGAGCAAAAGCCAAACCGCCTTTGCTTCTCAGAACCATGCTGCCGTGGTCAAGGAGCAAACAGAG CAGGCACACGTTGATTCACGGAGAACTCGACAAGAATTGGAACAGGCACTCATTGTCGACTCAAGGAAAATCCGAGAAGAAGGCGGTCGAGAAAAAGAAACAACACTTGTGAAGACTAAGGACCATGTGTTTCAAGGAGCACAAGAAGACAAAGAGGAAGTAAAGGAGATAAGCCACATATCTGAGAGCATCACAAATGCCATGTTGCATGCCTTAACTGAACTGAATCAAGAGTCTTGTATACCCAAAGAATTGAG ACTTGAGAGAGTACAACTTCCAGCAGACAGGAATGTGACCAAGAAGTTTGAAGATGGGTCCAAGCATAGGCCCCTACCAACACCATCGCAACCCGTAAAGGACTTTGCAGGACTTAAGGAGCATCCCGGAGAGGCTGCCAAGAGGGAAGAGGCTAAGGTCCAACCTGATAACTTTTGGACCAGACTTTGGGGGAAAAAGAGTTAA